A segment of the Candidatus Methylomirabilota bacterium genome:
GATCATCGCTCGAGCCGCATCCGCCACCCTCGTAGTGGCGCTGCTGATGGGCTGCACCACGGTGCCGCCCACGACGGAGGAGCGGGACGAGCTCGTCCAGAGGGCGGAAGCGGAGCGGCAAGAGTGGAAGAAGATCGATCCGGACATGGAGGCCTTCGTCCAGAAGCGCTACGGCTTTGCCTTCTTCCCCGAGGTGACCAAGGGCGGCCTGGTCTTCGGCGGAGCCTACGGTCGGGGCGTCGTGTACGAGCAGGGGACGCACGTTGGCTACGCCGACCTGACCGAGGGCTCCTTCGGCCTTCAGATCGGCGGGCAGACCTTCAGCGAGCTGATCGTGTTCCAGGACAAGTACGCGTTCGAGCGCTTCAAGCGGAACGCTGTGGACTTCGGCGCTCAAGCAACGGCGATCGTGGCCAGGTCGTCCGCCTCCACCAATGCCCCGTTCGTGGACGGCATTGCGGTGTTCGTGCGACCGCTCTCGGGCGCGATGGCGGAGGCCAGCATCGGGGGTCAGCGCTTCACTTACGCGCCGAAGTAGCGGGTGCTCAGCCGTCAGCGGTAGCCGAGCCCGTCCAGGTCGAGCTCGGGCATGCGGCCGCCCATGAGATCGGCCACGATCCGCGCGGTGCCGCACGCCATCGTCCAGCCCATGTGCCCGTGCCCGCAGTTGAGGTAGAGGTTGCGGTGGCGGGCGAGGCCGAGGATCGGCGGGCCGTCCGGCGTCATCGGGCGCAGGCAGGCGCGGTACTCGCCCCGGCCGTAGTCGGCGGCCTCCGGGAAGAGGTCGCGGGCCAGCCGCAGGATGTTGGCGAAGTTGCGGGGGGTCCAGCTCCAGTCGTACCCGGCGAACTCCGCCGTCGAGGTGAGACGGAGCCGGTCGCCCAGGCGTGACCAGGCGACCAGCCATTGCTCGTCCACGCCCGAGATGGACGGCACGAGGCCGCCGGGCTTGACGGGGAACGTGGAGGAGTAGCCCTTCGCGGGATAGATCGGCAGGCTGACCCCGGCGGTCCGCGCGATGGAGGGCGCGGCCACGCCCAGGGCCAGCACGTAGGCATCCGCGGTGAGCACGCCGTCGCTGCTGATCACGCCGTCGATGCGATCGGCGGCCGCGCGCAGCGCGGTCACGCGCGTGCCCAGCCGCACCACCGCCCCGTGCTTCTCCCGGCACACGCGGGCCAGCCCCTCCGAGAAGAGGCGCGAGTCCCCGCTCGAGTCGCCGAGATCGCGGATCGCGCCGGCCACTTTGCCCTGTACCGGCGCGAAGACGGGGTCGAGCCGCGCCAGCGCCGGCCCGTCGAGGATCTCCTGCCGCTGGC
Coding sequences within it:
- a CDS encoding lipid-binding SYLF domain-containing protein, which codes for MVTIIARAASATLVVALLMGCTTVPPTTEERDELVQRAEAERQEWKKIDPDMEAFVQKRYGFAFFPEVTKGGLVFGGAYGRGVVYEQGTHVGYADLTEGSFGLQIGGQTFSELIVFQDKYAFERFKRNAVDFGAQATAIVARSSASTNAPFVDGIAVFVRPLSGAMAEASIGGQRFTYAPK
- a CDS encoding FAD-dependent oxidoreductase, producing MKVLVLGGGVVGVTTMYFLGQAGHEVTLLEEKESLGLEATGGNAGIIAPGHSFAWASPRAPRMLWDSLRGGETAIRLRLGTDPRLYTWGLRFLRECTSARARRNTLVKLRLCQYSQRVLDAVARDEGIEYQAIHRGALYVHREPRELEAAQKRMALLAEHGQRQEILDGPALARLDPVFAPVQGKVAGAIRDLGDSSGDSRLFSEGLARVCREKHGAVVRLGTRVTALRAAADRIDGVISSDGVLTADAYVLALGVAAPSIARTAGVSLPIYPAKGYSSTFPVKPGGLVPSISGVDEQWLVAWSRLGDRLRLTSTAEFAGYDWSWTPRNFANILRLARDLFPEAADYGRGEYRACLRPMTPDGPPILGLARHRNLYLNCGHGHMGWTMACGTARIVADLMGGRMPELDLDGLGYR